One Leptolyngbya sp. 'hensonii' DNA window includes the following coding sequences:
- a CDS encoding Uma2 family endonuclease, which translates to MVNTIPPLQNTITDIWVPATWEEFLVLCDQPELEQARCYYDAGWMRIETMPIGSAHGQDNSILAAVISLYGTLKEMTYVSFTNTSFRKAGERECQPDLAYYISSDVQRPTKNNQPVDVEVWGSPTLAIEISSTTLSDDLGQKRLLYERLGVQEYWVVNVTAATVIAFAIADGGSRQIQVSAVLPSLPMTVIAEALRRSQSEDDGAVNRWLFEQFR; encoded by the coding sequence ATGGTCAATACAATCCCTCCCCTCCAAAACACGATCACTGATATCTGGGTGCCAGCCACCTGGGAAGAATTTCTGGTGCTATGCGATCAACCTGAATTAGAGCAGGCGCGATGTTATTACGATGCCGGTTGGATGAGGATTGAGACAATGCCCATTGGGTCTGCCCACGGTCAGGATAATTCAATTCTGGCAGCAGTCATAAGTCTATATGGGACACTGAAAGAAATGACCTATGTGTCATTTACGAATACCAGTTTTCGTAAAGCTGGTGAGCGGGAATGTCAGCCAGACTTAGCCTATTACATTAGCTCCGATGTGCAGCGCCCGACCAAGAATAATCAGCCGGTGGATGTCGAGGTCTGGGGTTCCCCAACTTTAGCGATCGAAATCTCATCCACAACTTTAAGTGATGATTTAGGCCAGAAGCGTCTGCTGTATGAGCGGCTTGGGGTACAAGAATACTGGGTGGTTAATGTTACAGCAGCCACGGTAATTGCCTTTGCGATCGCCGATGGCGGCAGTCGGCAAATTCAGGTATCAGCGGTGCTGCCCAGTTTGCCCATGACGGTGATTGCAGAAGCCCTGCGGCGCAGCCAAAGCGAGGACGACGGAGCCGTGAATCGCTGGCTATTTGAGCAGTTTCGATAA
- a CDS encoding bifunctional pantoate--beta-alanine ligase/(d)CMP kinase, whose translation MKQSRGDGVRLFRTIAGLRCFLELQRSQQRVLQPPIVAGELILLQEEVGLVPTMGALHQGHLSLIRRARRENAIVVVSLFVNPLQFGPHEDFDRYPRALEQDRALCVEAGVDAMFAPTVEEMYGQGEPLTQVMPPPELISRLCGAYRPGHFPGVATIVTKLLTIVQPDRAYFGQKDAQQVAVIRRLVSDLNLPVEVVACPILREVDGLAMSSRNQYLTPEQRLQATILYRSLQRAEQIFQRGERDSSVLIEIVRLELATVPELQLEYIEMVDPITMIPMDRVIKTGLMAVAARLGSTRLIDNILLRPNRKPMIAIDGPAGAGKSTVTRLVAQSLGLLYLDTGAMYRAVTWLVLESGISLQDEPAVAELVSRCRIELVSQADLQAPPQVWINGQEVTEAIRTPEVTAQVSTIAAQPAVRQELVKQQQRYGEQGGIAIEGRDIGTYVFPDAEIKIFLTASVLERARRRQQDLKNQGKGEISLEELEHAILERDRKDSTRALAPLRQAEDAIEILTDGLTVAEVVDRIVRLYQEKC comes from the coding sequence TTGAAGCAAAGTCGGGGGGATGGGGTGCGACTGTTTAGGACGATCGCAGGCTTGCGCTGTTTTCTGGAGCTGCAACGATCGCAGCAGCGAGTTTTGCAGCCGCCGATCGTTGCAGGGGAATTGATCCTGCTTCAGGAAGAGGTGGGGCTGGTCCCAACCATGGGAGCGCTACACCAGGGGCACCTGAGCCTGATTCGGCGAGCTAGACGGGAAAATGCCATCGTGGTCGTCAGTCTTTTCGTCAATCCGCTCCAGTTTGGTCCCCATGAGGATTTCGATCGCTATCCGCGTGCTTTGGAGCAGGATCGGGCTCTCTGTGTGGAGGCTGGTGTCGATGCCATGTTTGCCCCGACGGTCGAGGAAATGTATGGGCAGGGAGAACCGCTGACCCAGGTGATGCCTCCCCCAGAGCTGATATCGAGGCTCTGTGGGGCCTATCGTCCAGGTCACTTTCCGGGAGTGGCGACGATCGTGACCAAATTGCTGACGATCGTCCAGCCCGATCGGGCTTACTTCGGACAGAAGGATGCTCAACAAGTGGCTGTCATCCGGCGACTGGTGTCGGATTTGAACCTGCCGGTTGAGGTTGTTGCCTGTCCCATCCTGCGGGAAGTAGATGGGCTGGCCATGAGTTCCCGCAATCAGTACCTGACCCCAGAACAACGGCTACAGGCAACGATTCTGTATCGCTCTTTACAGCGGGCTGAGCAGATATTTCAGAGAGGAGAACGGGATAGCAGTGTCCTGATTGAAATTGTCAGGCTAGAATTAGCAACTGTGCCAGAGTTGCAGTTGGAATATATAGAGATGGTCGATCCAATCACGATGATTCCTATGGATAGAGTAATCAAAACAGGACTGATGGCAGTTGCTGCGCGGTTGGGTTCTACCCGTCTAATTGATAACATTCTGCTGAGACCCAACCGCAAGCCGATGATTGCGATCGATGGACCCGCCGGGGCAGGTAAATCAACCGTAACCAGGCTGGTGGCCCAGTCGTTGGGATTGTTGTATCTGGATACGGGAGCCATGTATCGGGCTGTGACTTGGCTGGTGTTGGAGTCGGGAATTTCCCTCCAGGATGAACCGGCGGTTGCAGAGCTAGTCAGCCGTTGCCGGATTGAGCTGGTGAGTCAGGCGGATCTTCAGGCCCCTCCCCAGGTCTGGATCAATGGGCAGGAGGTCACGGAAGCCATCCGAACCCCAGAAGTTACAGCTCAGGTATCGACGATCGCGGCCCAGCCTGCAGTGCGCCAGGAACTGGTGAAACAGCAGCAGCGGTATGGTGAACAGGGGGGGATTGCGATCGAAGGGCGGGATATTGGTACCTATGTATTTCCTGATGCCGAAATCAAAATCTTCCTGACCGCCTCGGTGTTGGAACGGGCTAGACGCCGCCAGCAAGACCTGAAAAACCAGGGCAAGGGTGAGATTAGTCTGGAGGAACTGGAGCATGCCATCCTGGAACGGGATCGCAAGGATAGCACCCGGGCTCTGGCTCCTTTACGGCAGGCAGAGGATGCGATCGAAATCCTGACCGATGGATTAACGGTGGCTGAGGTGGTCGATCGAATTGTGCGCCTTTATCAAGAGAAATGTTGA
- a CDS encoding iron-containing redox enzyme family protein, translated as MKPLSSSVMQTFSEVAATHPLWNHEFLGRCRAGQLTLTEVQVLAVQMYKFSKEFNRILAGILSCCPDESAQFVILENLLDEMGQGDNSLSHPELFRRFTRELGINDETLASLPTEPETRHLIETYLSLPHQYGYLGALGAICFASEGIVSSLYTQLQNGIVGATFLSRESLIFFDLHIDVDVSHAAKLAALIEPRITTTETAMDVNRAILEAMNARVQFFNGIQRKATSCSSKNHLSLLLSA; from the coding sequence ATGAAACCCCTATCTTCTTCTGTGATGCAGACCTTCAGTGAGGTTGCGGCAACTCATCCCCTCTGGAACCATGAATTCCTGGGCCGGTGTCGGGCTGGACAACTCACCCTAACCGAGGTACAGGTGCTTGCGGTTCAGATGTATAAATTCTCGAAGGAGTTCAATCGAATTCTGGCTGGGATTTTGTCTTGCTGCCCCGATGAGAGTGCCCAATTTGTGATTCTGGAAAATCTGCTGGATGAGATGGGCCAGGGAGACAACAGCCTGTCTCACCCAGAACTCTTTCGCCGCTTTACCCGAGAACTGGGAATTAACGATGAAACTCTGGCCAGCCTGCCCACAGAGCCAGAAACTCGCCACCTGATTGAAACGTATCTGAGCCTGCCCCACCAATATGGTTATCTGGGTGCTTTGGGTGCCATTTGTTTTGCCTCGGAAGGAATTGTGAGCTCCCTATATACCCAACTCCAAAATGGGATTGTTGGAGCCACTTTTTTATCCAGAGAATCTCTCATCTTCTTTGATCTTCATATCGATGTAGACGTTAGTCATGCAGCAAAATTAGCTGCCCTGATCGAGCCTCGGATTACCACCACAGAAACTGCCATGGATGTAAATCGTGCTATTCTAGAAGCAATGAATGCAAGAGTGCAATTCTTTAATGGAATTCAGCGAAAAGCCACCTCATGCAGCTCGAAAAACCATCTGTCACTGCTCTTGTCTGCATAA
- a CDS encoding class I SAM-dependent methyltransferase, with protein MKTDHCSTQELYNGTASSWVRGEPSSLSDFTARPAVLELCEPIAGLQILDLGCGEGYCSRELRRRGAGEVVGVDLSQGMIAAAQAQEEREPLGINYEVGCATDLTRFGDRQFDQVVAVFLFNYLTLAQTQECMTEVIRILRPGGRFIFSVPHPAFPYMRQAEYPFYFQVEEGGYFSQRDQQFPGRIWKRDGSSLAVQLVHKTLEDYFTALQTAGFKTMPTLRELKVLPEHVALDPSFFEPLVDYPLHLALEVSK; from the coding sequence ATGAAAACCGATCACTGTTCAACCCAGGAGTTATACAACGGCACAGCCTCAAGCTGGGTTCGAGGAGAGCCCAGTTCCCTATCTGACTTTACAGCTCGTCCGGCAGTACTAGAGCTATGCGAACCCATTGCCGGATTGCAAATCCTGGATCTGGGATGCGGGGAAGGGTATTGCAGCCGGGAATTACGCCGTCGAGGGGCTGGGGAAGTCGTGGGAGTTGACCTATCCCAAGGCATGATTGCTGCGGCCCAGGCCCAGGAAGAACGGGAGCCTTTGGGGATTAATTACGAAGTAGGCTGCGCCACCGATCTGACCCGATTTGGCGATCGGCAATTTGATCAGGTAGTTGCCGTTTTCCTGTTCAACTACTTGACCCTAGCCCAGACCCAGGAGTGTATGACCGAGGTCATCCGCATTCTCCGTCCGGGTGGACGGTTCATCTTTAGTGTGCCCCACCCGGCCTTTCCCTATATGCGACAGGCAGAATATCCCTTCTACTTCCAGGTTGAAGAAGGGGGATACTTCAGCCAGCGCGATCAGCAATTTCCAGGCCGGATCTGGAAACGAGACGGCTCCTCCCTGGCCGTACAACTGGTTCACAAAACCCTGGAAGATTACTTCACAGCTCTGCAAACAGCTGGCTTTAAAACCATGCCCACCCTGCGTGAACTGAAAGTTCTGCCGGAGCATGTTGCCCTTGATCCATCGTTCTTTGAACCCCTGGTTGACTATCCCCTTCATCTAGCCTTAGAGGTGTCGAAATGA
- a CDS encoding class I SAM-dependent methyltransferase → MQVYGDDLAYIHDVGHGDFARQSAPGLLDFLQTHGLTSGLVVDLGCGSGIWAAALDQAGYSVLGIDLSAAMVAIARDRVPQGQFQVGSFLATELPSCAAITAMGECLSYLFDPNNTDEGLLQFFCQVYTALQPGGLFIFDVVAPGRVPGAGPRRTYREGPDWVVLVEAEENLEQQVLTRQITSFRRVGELYHRDYEVHRQRLFQPADLEAPLHQVGFQVKTLTGYGSFLFGPGHFGMLAQKPSPAEASD, encoded by the coding sequence ATGCAAGTCTACGGTGATGACCTGGCTTATATCCATGATGTTGGTCATGGCGACTTTGCCCGTCAGTCGGCCCCAGGCTTGCTGGACTTCCTGCAAACCCATGGCCTGACCTCCGGCCTGGTGGTTGATTTGGGCTGTGGCAGTGGCATCTGGGCCGCAGCCCTAGACCAGGCCGGGTACTCGGTTTTAGGGATTGATCTGTCCGCAGCCATGGTTGCGATCGCCCGCGATCGAGTCCCCCAAGGGCAGTTTCAGGTGGGGTCATTCCTGGCAACGGAACTGCCTTCCTGTGCGGCCATCACAGCCATGGGCGAATGTCTCAGCTATCTCTTTGATCCGAACAATACGGACGAGGGCTTGCTGCAGTTTTTTTGCCAGGTTTATACAGCTTTGCAGCCTGGAGGATTGTTCATTTTTGATGTGGTTGCTCCCGGACGGGTGCCGGGAGCAGGGCCAAGACGCACCTACCGGGAAGGACCGGATTGGGTGGTGTTGGTGGAGGCAGAGGAAAACCTGGAGCAGCAGGTTCTGACGCGCCAGATCACCAGTTTTCGGCGGGTGGGGGAACTCTATCACCGAGACTATGAAGTCCATCGGCAAAGGCTGTTCCAGCCAGCGGATCTGGAGGCACCTTTACACCAGGTCGGATTTCAGGTAAAGACCTTGACGGGATATGGCTCGTTCCTGTTTGGCCCCGGCCATTTCGGCATGCTGGCCCAGAAGCCCAGTCCTGCGGAAGCCAGTGATTAG
- a CDS encoding saccharopine dehydrogenase-like oxidoreductase, with the protein MGMKTEHRTVQLDQAGLDRVIRVGVLGFGGLGQAAARMLAPKQEMRLVAAADREGYAYAAEGLNPDACIATYRSRGTLGYLEQNGVLSPNSIEALMQQADRVDGYFLALPNLPNTFMADVARRFIASGWQGVLVDALKRTSAVEQLLVLRDELQAAGITYLTGCGATPGLLTAAAALAAQSYAEVHSVKITFGVGIANWEAYRATIREDIAHLPGFTVDRAQQMTDAEVEALLDQTNGILALENMEHADDIMLELAGICGRDRVTVGGVVDTRNPKKPLSTNVQITGRTFEGKISTHTFTLGDETSMAANVCGPAFGYLKAGLSLHRRGIYGLLTAAEVMPQFVR; encoded by the coding sequence ATGGGTATGAAGACGGAGCATCGGACGGTTCAGTTGGATCAAGCAGGTCTGGATCGGGTGATTCGGGTTGGCGTTCTGGGCTTTGGCGGCCTAGGGCAGGCAGCGGCAAGAATGCTGGCACCGAAGCAAGAGATGAGGCTGGTGGCCGCCGCCGATCGGGAGGGCTATGCCTATGCCGCTGAGGGACTGAACCCCGATGCCTGTATTGCCACCTACCGGAGTCGGGGCACCCTGGGGTATCTGGAGCAGAACGGAGTCCTGAGTCCCAACAGTATTGAGGCTTTGATGCAACAGGCCGATCGGGTCGATGGCTATTTCCTGGCCCTGCCCAACCTGCCCAACACCTTTATGGCTGATGTGGCTCGTCGCTTCATTGCATCCGGTTGGCAGGGGGTGCTGGTGGATGCCCTCAAGCGCACCAGTGCCGTCGAGCAACTGCTGGTCCTGCGGGACGAGTTGCAGGCTGCCGGAATCACCTATCTGACTGGCTGTGGGGCCACGCCAGGATTGCTAACCGCCGCCGCTGCCCTGGCCGCCCAGAGCTATGCCGAAGTCCATAGTGTGAAGATTACTTTCGGTGTCGGGATTGCCAACTGGGAAGCCTATCGGGCCACAATTCGAGAGGATATTGCCCATCTACCTGGTTTTACCGTTGATCGGGCGCAGCAGATGACCGATGCAGAAGTAGAAGCCCTGCTGGATCAGACGAACGGCATTCTGGCTCTGGAAAACATGGAGCATGCGGACGATATCATGCTGGAACTGGCGGGAATTTGTGGACGCGATCGGGTTACCGTTGGCGGTGTTGTCGATACCCGCAATCCCAAGAAGCCCCTGAGCACGAATGTTCAGATTACCGGTCGGACATTCGAAGGGAAGATCTCAACCCATACCTTTACTCTGGGGGATGAAACCAGCATGGCTGCGAATGTGTGCGGTCCTGCCTTCGGGTATCTCAAGGCGGGGCTGTCCCTGCATCGCCGGGGCATTTACGGGTTGCTGACTGCCGCCGAAGTCATGCCTCAATTTGTTCGCTAG
- a CDS encoding septal ring lytic transglycosylase RlpA family protein, translating to MKQRLLDGTIFLATLTILIVSYSLSALAQSVSQGMATWYGPGFAGNRTANGERFNPKELTAAHGTLPFGTRVRVTNMRNGRSVIVRINDRHQDSSIVIDLSSGAAEAIGLIQLGTAMVKLEVLDETTSVTGNIQKLEWPDASLR from the coding sequence ATGAAGCAAAGACTGCTGGATGGCACTATTTTTCTAGCCACGCTGACGATCCTGATCGTTAGCTATTCCCTATCTGCTCTGGCTCAATCTGTGTCTCAAGGGATGGCTACCTGGTATGGACCGGGGTTCGCTGGGAATAGGACGGCCAATGGGGAAAGGTTTAATCCTAAGGAACTCACGGCGGCCCATGGCACCCTCCCCTTTGGAACAAGAGTTCGAGTCACTAATATGCGCAATGGCCGTTCCGTGATCGTCAGGATCAACGATCGCCACCAGGATTCATCCATTGTCATTGATCTCTCCAGTGGTGCGGCTGAAGCGATCGGACTGATTCAACTGGGAACGGCCATGGTCAAGTTAGAAGTCCTGGATGAAACTACTTCTGTCACTGGAAATATCCAAAAGTTGGAATGGCCAGATGCAAGTCTACGGTGA
- a CDS encoding PAS domain-containing protein — translation MNLPILDQIIDLNPLIVTPETSALEVVTALLQKKTLAQPPELGQFHQNHASCALVVSDRRLEGIFTERDGMRLAISGLDLATIPVSEVMGQPVITLPPAAARNVRNILSLMHQNSICHLPVVDDRGDLVGLIEQSRLYQTIEVLQQWLEAQAVQLKQTNSRLHREIAERQRVEMALQASEGKLHDVLNNAIAAITSFRVFANRDWEYEYFSAGCERLFGYSSQELMADKTLWMSRVHPEDWQQVIVPAFGQFFNGETVTLEYRFHHKDGSQRWITDTYTSRRDEGTACWIVTTVATDVTLRKQAEAAFQQQLVQEQLVAEIAQYIRQSLDLDEVLRRTVERVRQFLQTDRAVIFRFRSDWRGTIVTESVGPGWTSILSTLIHDPCFGERYAEPYRRGRISAITDLLVAEVQPCYRELLSHFQVRANLVVPILQGDELWGLLVAHHCASPREWHQEEMELLRQLATQVGIAIQQSELYQQTHRELLGRRRVQDALQESEERFRSLSASAPIGICQTNADGCCLYTNARWQAMSGLKPEDCMGNGWTQAIHPDDRETVITAWEAYLEQKQEFDREFRLLTPQGEVRWVSAHAAPMRSITGEIIGYVKTEEDITDRRRMEEALRESEALFRQVTENIHDIFWIATFPAHQMLYVSPAYESIWGRTCASLYEHPHSFLDAIHEEDKPGVIAWFENISQRVERDIEYRIIRPDGMLRWIWDRAFPVRDGEGKLYRIAGVSRDITEKKQLEAQFYRAKRMESLGTLASGIAHDLNNVFTPTLTIAQLLLMKLQNADDRTQELLRTLEESARRGAEMVKQILTFARGGAEGKHITLQIRHLLQDVLTIAQRTFPKSIEIHQDLPLQSLWLVLADPTQLHQVFLNLCVNARDAMPNGGVLTVTAENCHIDAADALLNLDARSGNYVMVTISDTGTGIPAELLDRIFDPFFTTKEPGKGTGLGLSIVLGIVKNQGGFLQVSSEVGQGTQFKVYLPSAEGITPTTTPEEVVSQGNGELILIVDDEARVLQTTQALLESCNFRTLIAEDGIKALSLYAQHQAEIAVVLLDIMMPNMDGLTAIRTLQQINSRVKIIASSGLDSNRQKVMAAGVKTFLSKPYTIQELLMAVQTLIAIDPQ, via the coding sequence ATGAATTTGCCGATTCTGGACCAGATTATCGATCTCAATCCCTTAATCGTTACGCCAGAGACTTCCGCCCTGGAGGTGGTAACTGCCCTGTTGCAGAAGAAGACTTTGGCGCAACCCCCAGAACTCGGCCAGTTTCATCAAAACCATGCCAGTTGTGCGCTGGTGGTGTCAGACAGGCGGTTAGAAGGCATCTTCACAGAACGGGATGGCATGCGTCTGGCTATTTCTGGGCTGGATTTGGCCACTATTCCAGTATCAGAAGTCATGGGGCAACCTGTGATTACTCTGCCCCCTGCGGCAGCCCGTAATGTGCGCAATATTCTGTCGTTGATGCACCAGAATAGCATTTGTCATTTGCCCGTTGTTGACGATCGGGGGGATCTGGTGGGGCTGATTGAGCAGAGCAGACTCTATCAGACGATCGAGGTGTTGCAGCAGTGGCTGGAAGCGCAGGCAGTCCAACTGAAACAGACCAACAGCCGCCTGCATCGGGAAATTGCGGAGCGTCAACGGGTTGAAATGGCCCTGCAGGCTTCAGAGGGCAAATTGCATGATGTCCTGAATAATGCGATCGCGGCGATTACCAGTTTTCGGGTATTTGCGAATCGAGACTGGGAGTACGAATACTTTTCTGCCGGATGTGAACGGTTGTTTGGCTATTCTTCCCAGGAACTGATGGCAGACAAGACGCTCTGGATGTCGAGGGTGCATCCAGAAGACTGGCAGCAGGTGATTGTTCCCGCTTTTGGACAGTTCTTTAATGGAGAAACCGTAACCCTTGAGTATCGCTTTCATCACAAAGACGGGTCCCAACGGTGGATCACGGATACCTATACGTCCAGGCGGGATGAGGGGACTGCTTGCTGGATTGTAACCACGGTGGCTACGGATGTTACCCTGCGCAAGCAGGCGGAAGCAGCCTTTCAACAGCAACTGGTGCAAGAACAGTTGGTGGCGGAGATTGCCCAGTACATTCGCCAATCCCTGGATTTAGACGAAGTTCTCCGCCGAACTGTGGAACGGGTGCGGCAGTTCCTACAAACCGATCGGGCGGTGATCTTTCGCTTTCGTTCTGATTGGCGAGGCACCATTGTTACGGAATCAGTGGGTCCTGGTTGGACCTCTATTCTCTCGACCCTGATTCACGACCCCTGTTTTGGCGAGCGTTATGCTGAACCTTATCGCCGAGGGCGGATCTCGGCCATCACCGATCTGCTTGTGGCAGAGGTTCAGCCTTGTTATCGGGAACTGCTCTCCCATTTTCAAGTCCGAGCCAATCTGGTGGTTCCCATTTTGCAGGGGGATGAGTTGTGGGGGTTGTTGGTGGCCCATCACTGTGCCAGTCCCCGAGAATGGCACCAGGAGGAAATGGAATTGCTGCGGCAGTTGGCCACTCAGGTCGGGATTGCGATTCAGCAATCAGAACTATATCAGCAGACGCACCGGGAGTTGCTGGGGCGCAGACGGGTACAGGATGCCCTGCAGGAGAGCGAAGAGCGCTTTCGCTCCTTGAGTGCTTCGGCCCCGATCGGGATTTGCCAGACCAATGCCGATGGGTGCTGTTTGTATACCAATGCCCGCTGGCAGGCCATGTCGGGGTTAAAACCGGAGGATTGTATGGGTAATGGCTGGACCCAGGCGATTCACCCGGACGATCGGGAAACCGTGATCACTGCCTGGGAAGCTTATTTGGAGCAGAAACAGGAGTTCGATCGGGAGTTTCGGCTCTTGACTCCCCAGGGAGAGGTGCGCTGGGTGTCTGCCCATGCGGCCCCAATGCGATCGATCACGGGCGAGATTATTGGGTATGTCAAAACAGAAGAGGACATTACCGATCGCAGACGGATGGAAGAAGCCTTGCGAGAGAGTGAAGCGCTGTTCCGTCAGGTGACTGAAAACATCCACGATATTTTCTGGATAGCTACCTTTCCAGCGCACCAGATGCTTTATGTCAGTCCTGCCTATGAAAGCATTTGGGGGCGGACCTGTGCCAGCCTTTATGAGCATCCTCACTCGTTTCTGGATGCTATTCATGAAGAAGACAAACCGGGGGTTATTGCCTGGTTTGAGAATATCTCCCAACGGGTGGAACGGGATATTGAGTACCGAATTATTCGTCCCGATGGAATGCTGCGCTGGATCTGGGATCGGGCATTTCCTGTGCGAGACGGCGAGGGCAAACTGTACCGTATTGCCGGAGTGTCCAGAGATATCACCGAGAAAAAGCAACTGGAAGCCCAATTTTACCGGGCCAAGCGGATGGAAAGTTTGGGCACCCTGGCCAGTGGAATTGCCCATGATCTCAATAATGTCTTCACCCCGACGCTGACGATCGCCCAACTGCTCCTGATGAAATTGCAGAATGCCGACGATCGCACCCAGGAACTTTTAAGAACCCTGGAAGAAAGTGCCAGACGGGGCGCAGAGATGGTGAAACAAATCCTGACTTTTGCTCGGGGCGGTGCAGAAGGAAAACACATCACCTTGCAGATCCGGCATTTGTTACAGGATGTGCTCACGATCGCCCAACGGACCTTTCCAAAATCCATTGAAATTCATCAGGATCTTCCTCTGCAATCCCTGTGGCTGGTTCTTGCCGATCCGACTCAACTCCATCAGGTTTTCCTGAACCTCTGTGTCAATGCCCGGGATGCCATGCCCAATGGCGGGGTTCTAACCGTGACTGCTGAAAATTGTCATATTGATGCGGCAGATGCCTTGCTCAATCTCGATGCCCGATCAGGAAACTATGTCATGGTGACAATTTCAGATACTGGCACAGGTATCCCAGCCGAATTACTCGATCGCATTTTTGATCCCTTTTTTACCACCAAAGAGCCTGGTAAGGGCACTGGGTTAGGGCTTTCCATTGTGTTGGGAATTGTCAAAAACCAGGGTGGCTTTTTGCAGGTATCGAGTGAGGTTGGTCAAGGGACTCAGTTCAAGGTGTATTTGCCTTCTGCAGAAGGGATCACCCCAACAACCACTCCAGAGGAAGTGGTCTCTCAGGGGAATGGGGAACTCATTTTGATTGTGGATGATGAAGCCAGAGTCCTCCAGACGACTCAGGCTCTGCTGGAAAGTTGTAACTTCCGTACCCTGATTGCCGAGGATGGGATTAAAGCCCTCTCGCTCTACGCTCAGCATCAGGCAGAAATTGCTGTGGTGCTCCTCGATATCATGATGCCGAATATGGACGGATTGACCGCTATTCGTACCCTGCAACAGATTAATTCACGGGTCAAGATTATTGCCAGCAGCGGTCTGGACTCCAATCGGCAGAAGGTGATGGCAGCCGGGGTTAAAACTTTTCTGTCGAAGCCTTATACTATCCAGGAGTTGTTGATGGCTGTTCAGACTCTAATTGCAATTGACCCCCAATAG